The window GACGGCCCGACCGTCGTGCGGTTCCCGACCGGCGCGGTGCCGGCCGACCTTCCGGCGGTGTCCCGCGTCGGTGGTGTGGACGTGTTGGTCGACGCCGGTAAGAAGCCGGACGTCTTGCTGGTGAGCATCGGCGCGTTCGCGCACACCGCGGTCGAGGTCGCGGCGCGGGCCGCCGAGCACGGCATCCGGGTCACGGTCGTCGACCCGCGGTGGGTGCGGCCGGTGCCCGAGGCGCTGGTGACGATGGCGCGGGAGGCCGCGCTGGTGGTCTCGCTGGAGGACGGCGTCCGGGCCGGTGGGATCGGCACCGCGCTGGCGCAGACGCTCTCCGACGCCGGCGTCGGCGTGCCGGTGCGCGACCTGGGCGTGCCCGCGGAGTGGCACCCGCACGGGACGCGCGGCGAGATCCTCGCCGACCTCGGGCTGACCGCGCAGGACATCGCCCGGCAGATCACCGAGTGGGTCTCGTTGCAGGCCGAACAGGCCGACCGGACGAGCGACCCCCTCACGCACTGAGCGTCCGGCCCGCCGGTTCCCCGGCGGGCCGTGGTCGTTGAGGCCGCGGCGAGGCGCACCGGGAAGCGGACGCCGGGCGCCTCCGCGAGTCCGCTCCCCTGGATCGCTAGTTGACTAGGATTCTGGTCAACTAGAATCGTGGTCATGACGACGATCCTGCCTCTGAATGAGGTCAAAACGCGCTTTTCTGCGCTCGCGGATGAAGTCGCGGCGACGCATGAGCGCGTGATCGTGACCCGCAACGGACGACCGCACGTCGTGATCATCGCCGTCGACGACCTCGACGCGCTGCAGATGACGCTGGAGCTGGCGACGACTCCGTCCGCGCTCGCGGAGACGACCGTTGCCGATCGTGAGGTGGCGGACGGTGATTACCTGACCGCGACCGACGTCGAGGACATCCTGGCGCGGCGCCGAGCCGCAGAGGTGCCGGATGAGTGACCGGTACGAGCTTCGGCTGGCTCGTTCGGCCTCGCGTGTCCTGCAGAGCGGTCCGCCGCACGGCTTGCCGTTAGCGGCAGCGGAAGCGATCGGAGCGTTCATGACCGGACCGCTGCTGGACAACCCACATCGCGTCGGCAAGGAACTGATCAACGACTGGGCCGGCTACCACGCGGCGCGGCGGGGCGACTATCGGATCGTCTATCGCATCCTCGAAGCGGATCGGGTCGTGCGGGTGGTTCGGATAGACCACCGCGCAGTGGTCTATCGACCGCGCTGATCGCGGGCTCGACCGGCGGCCGCTCGGCGGAGGGCTAGGTCGGCGAAGGCGGCTGGGGGGCGGTCCCAGGGCCAGCTGTCGGACCACTCGCGCCGCCCCACCTTGCGGTTGCGGGCCTCCTGGAGCACCGTGAGCGCCCCGGGCGGCAGAGCGGTGCCATGGCGGTAGGCCAGCGCCACCGCGGCCGTCAGCGCGACCGTGAGGTGTTGCGCGCCGAGCAGCTCGACCAGCCGGGCGTCCACCTCGATGTTGCCCGCGGCGCTGTGGCCGAGGTGGCCGAGGCTGAGGTTGGCGCTGGACCGGGCGAGCGCGTGCGCCTCGT is drawn from Cryptosporangium aurantiacum and contains these coding sequences:
- a CDS encoding type II toxin-antitoxin system Phd/YefM family antitoxin; protein product: MTTILPLNEVKTRFSALADEVAATHERVIVTRNGRPHVVIIAVDDLDALQMTLELATTPSALAETTVADREVADGDYLTATDVEDILARRRAAEVPDE
- a CDS encoding type II toxin-antitoxin system RelE family toxin → MTGPLLDNPHRVGKELINDWAGYHAARRGDYRIVYRILEADRVVRVVRIDHRAVVYRPR